A genome region from Chryseobacterium sp. G0186 includes the following:
- a CDS encoding sugar MFS transporter, which translates to MNNKEVQLQGRNYTVPLITITLLFFMWGFITCMNDILIPYLKQLFKLTFFESMLVQFCFFGAYFIGSLIYFMISISKGDPINKLGYKKGILFGIFLAAFGCVLFYPAATFSYYPLFLGALFILGLGFTVLQITANAYVSLLGSEESASSRLNMTQAFNAFGTTIAPVLGGHLIFEFFSAPDGSFSAVATRIPYLIFAGILLLVALLISRVKLPSFQTGEEEIVKGWGALEFSHLKFGVFAMFCYVGGEVAVGSFIISFLEQPQIMGFNEIVSKNYLSLYWGGAMIGRFLGAISLNQSLSQGKKALYMLGAAGAVFLVIFSIVNLSFSQISFFLVFIVLNFIAFFIGKAAPARTLSIFAAINVVLLISAMVNHGEMAMYSILGIGIFNSIMFSNIYTLAISGLGKYTSQGSSLVVMAILGGAIVPIFQGYLADQFGVQHSFIIPVFCYLVILIFGAYCTKYLGHVETTEAKSGH; encoded by the coding sequence ATGAATAACAAAGAAGTACAACTACAAGGCAGGAATTATACGGTTCCGTTGATTACCATCACCCTGCTGTTTTTTATGTGGGGATTCATCACATGCATGAATGACATCCTGATTCCCTATCTGAAACAACTATTCAAACTCACCTTTTTCGAATCCATGCTGGTACAGTTCTGTTTCTTCGGAGCTTACTTTATCGGATCCCTGATTTATTTCATGATCTCTATTTCCAAGGGAGATCCCATCAATAAATTAGGATATAAAAAAGGAATTTTATTCGGGATCTTTCTGGCAGCATTTGGCTGTGTCTTGTTTTATCCGGCAGCTACTTTTTCTTATTATCCCTTATTTCTAGGAGCTTTGTTTATTCTGGGACTCGGTTTTACCGTATTACAGATTACGGCAAACGCCTATGTATCCTTGTTGGGGAGTGAAGAATCTGCATCCAGCCGTTTAAATATGACCCAAGCATTCAATGCATTTGGAACTACAATAGCTCCGGTATTGGGAGGGCATTTAATCTTTGAATTTTTCTCAGCGCCAGATGGTTCATTCAGTGCAGTGGCCACAAGAATTCCTTATCTGATCTTTGCGGGGATCCTTTTATTGGTTGCATTATTGATTTCAAGAGTGAAACTTCCGTCATTTCAAACGGGAGAAGAGGAGATTGTAAAAGGTTGGGGAGCATTAGAATTCAGCCATCTGAAATTTGGGGTTTTCGCTATGTTTTGCTACGTAGGCGGAGAAGTTGCTGTAGGAAGTTTTATCATCAGTTTTCTTGAACAGCCACAAATCATGGGCTTTAATGAAATCGTCAGCAAAAACTACCTTTCCCTTTATTGGGGAGGCGCCATGATTGGCCGTTTTCTTGGGGCAATCTCTCTAAATCAATCATTAAGCCAGGGAAAAAAGGCACTTTATATGTTGGGAGCAGCAGGAGCTGTATTTCTTGTGATCTTCAGCATTGTGAATCTTAGTTTTTCTCAGATCAGCTTTTTCCTTGTATTTATTGTCCTTAATTTTATTGCCTTCTTCATTGGTAAAGCAGCACCTGCAAGAACATTATCTATCTTTGCGGCCATCAATGTTGTATTGTTAATTTCTGCAATGGTAAACCATGGAGAAATGGCAATGTACAGCATCTTAGGAATTGGAATTTTCAACTCCATTATGTTCTCCAATATTTACACTCTGGCAATATCAGGATTAGGAAAATATACCAGCCAAGGTTCTTCTCTGGTGGTGATGGCTATTTTGGGAGGCGCAATCGTTCCTATTTTCCAGGGCTATCTTGCCGATCAGTTTGGAGTACAGCATTCATTTATTATTCCTGTATTCTGCTACCTTGTTATTCTGATCTTTGGGGCATATTGTACAAAATATCTGGGTCATGTAGAAACCACTGAAGCCAAATCAGGCCATTAA
- a CDS encoding cupin domain-containing protein → MSDTIILSERAEFDHVIQEVSKYIHLYVMAFEKNERTITRIDKRERMYGGKGIVYMIQMFDQKELANNRLAAYMVLLNRGDESGFHTHHERNEEELYVVVHGTGEYRERTGTQGPVRKKTLQKGDITTIRSIGYHSIENTGDEPLIMFVITTNNP, encoded by the coding sequence GTGTCTGATACAATTATATTATCTGAAAGAGCAGAATTTGATCACGTTATACAAGAAGTCTCAAAATACATCCACCTCTATGTAATGGCATTTGAGAAAAATGAACGAACCATTACACGGATAGATAAACGGGAAAGGATGTATGGTGGAAAAGGGATTGTATATATGATACAAATGTTTGATCAGAAAGAATTAGCTAATAATCGTCTGGCTGCTTATATGGTTTTACTGAACAGAGGTGACGAATCAGGATTTCATACTCACCATGAAAGAAATGAAGAAGAATTGTATGTTGTAGTGCATGGAACCGGAGAATATCGTGAAAGAACCGGAACACAAGGACCTGTGCGAAAGAAAACACTCCAAAAGGGAGATATTACAACCATCAGATCTATTGGTTATCATTCGATTGAAAACACAGGGGATGAGCCTTTAATAATGTTTGTCATCACCACTAATAATCCATAA
- a CDS encoding pyruvate decarboxylase, with translation MKKIIFFTAVTTFLFVGFTSVKAQKNADDKIKKVLYFNPEVEPDIDEIKEPTNNAFFDAVSDNFSGRRNKMLRAEVQVSFDSIDKKTIMDYCVNNDADFAIASKVRYFKVGLGKYVFSNQVVVSMKLFGADGNLVTETDYDTYRKNMRLLGSTVNSIKIGTEGAIKDIIKKLRKLKPADAEL, from the coding sequence ATGAAAAAAATTATATTCTTTACAGCAGTGACAACTTTTTTATTCGTTGGCTTTACTTCAGTAAAAGCTCAGAAAAATGCTGACGATAAAATAAAAAAAGTTCTCTACTTCAATCCTGAGGTAGAACCTGATATTGATGAGATAAAGGAGCCTACCAACAATGCATTTTTCGATGCTGTTTCTGATAATTTCAGTGGAAGAAGAAACAAAATGCTTCGTGCGGAAGTTCAGGTTTCCTTTGACAGTATCGATAAAAAGACCATTATGGATTACTGTGTCAATAATGATGCTGATTTTGCCATTGCTTCCAAGGTAAGATACTTCAAAGTAGGTCTTGGAAAATATGTCTTCTCCAACCAGGTTGTTGTAAGCATGAAGCTTTTTGGAGCCGACGGAAATCTGGTTACGGAAACCGATTACGACACCTACCGCAAAAATATGCGTTTATTGGGTTCTACTGTAAACTCTATTAAAATAGGAACCGAGGGAGCCATCAAAGACATTATAAAAAAACTGAGAAAACTGAAGCCGGCAGACGCTGAATTGTAG
- the rpsO gene encoding 30S ribosomal protein S15, with translation MYLTTDKKQEIFAQHGKSAQDTGSAEGQIALFTFRINHLSQHLKANRHDFNTERSLVKLVGKRKSLLDYLKKKDIARYRAIIAALGLRK, from the coding sequence ATGTACTTAACAACAGACAAAAAGCAGGAAATTTTCGCACAACACGGAAAATCTGCACAAGACACAGGAAGCGCAGAAGGACAAATCGCTCTTTTCACTTTCAGAATTAATCACTTATCTCAGCACTTAAAGGCTAACCGTCATGATTTCAACACAGAGAGATCTCTAGTGAAATTGGTAGGTAAGAGAAAAAGTTTACTAGATTACCTTAAAAAGAAAGATATCGCAAGATATAGAGCTATTATTGCTGCACTAGGTTTAAGAAAATAA
- a CDS encoding bacteriocin-like protein, translating to MKNLKKLSREATKQIKGSGPRRCTEHYECIYGACCRGVCMEFACMEE from the coding sequence ATGAAAAATCTAAAAAAACTCAGTAGAGAGGCTACAAAGCAAATTAAAGGCAGTGGCCCTAGAAGATGTACAGAACATTATGAATGTATTTATGGAGCTTGTTGCAGAGGTGTTTGTATGGAATTTGCCTGTATGGAAGAATAA
- the mgtE gene encoding magnesium transporter gives MNSREELIFNPADIAETLSNFPADERLLAFLKVPKEYKAEVFSHLDPDFQEDTIRSIGSDEVSEILNAMTPDDRTALFEDFPDELIKYSINHLNPQERRIALKLLGYNSDSIARLMTPYYIQIRKEWTVKRCLQQIKKVGKRVETMNYLYVVDERNRLIDDLAIGTLLLEEEDTLVSDITDNHFVAITTTTSKEDAVTYFEKYDRGALPIITEAGVLVGIVTIDDILDQIEQQNTEDIQKFGGLEALDLPYTQTSWTEMIKKRATWLIILFISEMLTASAMGYFDKEIEKAVVLALFVPLIISSGGNSGSQAATLIIRAMALQEIGLKDWWYVMRKEIISGICLGLILGIIGFIRIMLWQQIGLFNYGQYWVYVGLSVSVSLVAIVLWGTLSGSMIPFVLKKLKLDPATSSAPFVATLVDVTGLIIYFTVAGLFLTGKLL, from the coding sequence TTGAATTCTAGAGAAGAACTAATCTTTAATCCTGCCGATATCGCCGAAACTCTCAGCAACTTTCCAGCTGACGAGAGGCTTCTCGCGTTTTTAAAGGTCCCAAAAGAGTACAAAGCGGAGGTTTTCTCCCATCTTGATCCAGATTTTCAGGAAGATACCATCAGAAGTATAGGAAGCGACGAGGTTTCTGAAATTCTGAATGCCATGACTCCTGATGACAGGACTGCTCTTTTTGAGGATTTCCCTGATGAATTGATTAAGTATTCTATCAATCATCTTAATCCTCAGGAAAGAAGAATTGCTTTAAAGCTATTAGGCTATAATTCTGACTCTATTGCCCGTCTGATGACTCCTTATTATATCCAGATTCGTAAGGAATGGACTGTAAAACGATGTCTTCAGCAAATCAAAAAGGTAGGAAAAAGGGTGGAAACCATGAATTATCTTTATGTGGTGGATGAAAGGAATCGCTTGATTGATGACCTTGCCATTGGAACACTTTTACTGGAGGAAGAAGACACTTTGGTTTCTGACATTACAGACAACCACTTTGTAGCTATTACCACGACCACCTCAAAAGAGGATGCCGTAACTTACTTCGAAAAGTATGACCGTGGTGCTCTTCCCATCATCACCGAAGCCGGTGTCTTGGTAGGAATTGTAACTATTGATGACATCCTTGACCAAATTGAACAACAAAACACCGAAGATATTCAGAAATTTGGGGGATTGGAAGCATTGGATCTTCCCTATACTCAAACTTCCTGGACAGAAATGATCAAAAAAAGGGCAACCTGGCTGATCATTCTATTTATTTCAGAGATGCTTACCGCTTCTGCAATGGGATATTTTGACAAGGAAATTGAGAAAGCCGTTGTACTGGCCTTATTTGTTCCATTGATCATTTCCAGTGGTGGAAACTCCGGTTCTCAGGCTGCAACACTGATCATTCGTGCCATGGCCCTTCAGGAGATTGGATTAAAAGACTGGTGGTACGTCATGAGAAAGGAAATTATCTCAGGAATATGTCTGGGGCTTATTCTGGGAATCATTGGATTTATCAGGATCATGCTTTGGCAGCAGATAGGACTTTTCAACTATGGTCAATACTGGGTGTATGTAGGTTTAAGTGTTTCTGTTTCTCTTGTTGCTATTGTATTATGGGGAACGCTATCAGGCTCCATGATTCCTTTTGTTTTAAAGAAACTGAAACTGGATCCGGCAACTTCTTCTGCTCCTTTTGTAGCAACATTAGTGGACGTAACGGGACTTATCATTTATTTTACGGTGGCCGGACTTTTCTTAACCGGAAAACTTTTGTAA
- a CDS encoding ABC transporter substrate-binding protein yields MKIVSLVPSITEALFDLGLTENEVIGRTKFCIHPQDKVKNVAVIGGTKNINIDKIKALQPDLILANKEENIKEQVEVLMDNFKVTVTNVETIEDNYYLLKNLGRLLGKEERAQLFNLKIYDILNQAKLETPVKTAYLIWNNPYMTVGSDTFIHKILTEIGFENIFRNQTRYPVITSEDLADADVIMLSSEPFPFKEKHIQEMKAIYPDKKIMIVDGEAFSWYGTHIAKCEEYFKEVLAEIHSMQKS; encoded by the coding sequence ATGAAGATTGTTTCACTTGTACCCTCTATTACAGAGGCTTTATTTGACTTGGGACTGACCGAAAATGAAGTTATCGGCAGGACAAAATTCTGTATTCATCCTCAGGATAAGGTAAAAAACGTAGCCGTTATTGGTGGAACGAAAAACATTAATATTGATAAAATAAAGGCTCTGCAACCGGATCTGATTCTCGCCAATAAAGAAGAGAATATCAAGGAACAGGTAGAAGTATTAATGGATAACTTTAAGGTAACGGTAACCAATGTTGAAACCATTGAGGACAATTATTATCTTCTCAAAAACCTTGGAAGACTTTTAGGAAAAGAAGAAAGAGCGCAACTCTTCAACCTTAAAATTTATGATATTCTTAATCAGGCAAAGCTTGAAACTCCTGTAAAAACAGCCTATCTCATTTGGAACAATCCTTATATGACTGTTGGTTCGGATACCTTTATTCATAAAATATTGACGGAAATAGGTTTTGAAAATATTTTCAGGAACCAAACCCGCTATCCTGTCATTACATCTGAAGATCTTGCTGATGCTGATGTCATCATGCTCTCTTCTGAACCTTTCCCGTTTAAAGAAAAGCATATACAGGAAATGAAAGCAATATATCCTGACAAAAAGATTATGATTGTAGATGGCGAAGCTTTTTCCTGGTATGGGACGCATATTGCGAAGTGTGAGGAGTATTTTAAGGAAGTACTGGCTGAAATTCATTCGATGCAAAAGAGTTGA
- a CDS encoding bacteriocin-like protein, which translates to MKNLRKISREEQKEIKGSGILKRCFEHFECPGGSCCRNVCVLYPCPLE; encoded by the coding sequence ATGAAAAATTTAAGAAAAATCAGTAGAGAAGAACAAAAAGAAATTAAAGGTAGCGGAATTCTTAAAAGATGCTTTGAACATTTTGAATGCCCGGGCGGATCATGTTGCCGAAACGTATGCGTTTTATATCCTTGTCCTTTGGAGTAA
- a CDS encoding DUF4260 domain-containing protein, whose product MKLQLKLEYIAFLLLGTFAFAQTGYSWWWFAGLFFAPDISMLGYTINSKVGAFFYNLFHHLGIAIIIYLAGTLFTLPYLQMIGAILFSHSAFDRILGYGLKYPDSFQNTHLGKIGKKAE is encoded by the coding sequence ATGAAACTACAATTAAAACTTGAGTACATCGCTTTTCTCCTATTAGGAACTTTTGCTTTTGCACAAACAGGATATTCCTGGTGGTGGTTTGCAGGACTTTTTTTTGCACCCGATATTTCAATGCTGGGATATACTATCAATAGTAAAGTGGGAGCATTTTTCTATAATCTTTTCCATCATTTGGGGATTGCCATTATCATATATCTTGCAGGAACTCTGTTTACGCTTCCTTATTTACAAATGATTGGTGCTATTTTATTTTCACATTCCGCGTTTGACAGAATTTTGGGTTATGGATTGAAATATCCGGACAGTTTTCAGAATACGCATTTGGGAAAGATTGGTAAAAAAGCAGAATAA
- a CDS encoding TonB-dependent receptor: MYQKLTPKQKALTINLDPTIYGTFAEIGAGQETVRHFFRAGGASGTIAKAMSAYDKDFSDAIYGKEVKNRYVTQNRLRKMLRYEVALIEERISRDNNPDRKFFSYANTVTTINFDKTVKGHGWVGIRFQTKENEDYNEIVIHVKFKENDATLQQETLGNLGVNLIFGAFNYFDNPRTLVESLYDDVAKDNLEIDMIDFSGPAFEYVDNRLMSLQLVKNGMTDAVIFNSQGSNMLPADVLYKKNIFAVRGSFRPVTKVNIDMLQNGMDMFFKDAICTHEETEVLIEITISNLRADGDIDERDFLDRVDILGKLGYTVIISNFSEYYRLIDYFASYTSGDIGVAMGVNNLLMVFDEKYYKNLSGGILEAFGKFFRNGMRVYLYPYKDPETHQLLDSSNLKVEENLKELYKYFKRNNRIVDITNYDPEFLEIYSREILRKIACCVKGWETQVPEGVAEMIKERGMFGYKDELPLKQFS, from the coding sequence ATGTATCAGAAACTAACTCCTAAACAAAAAGCATTAACAATTAATCTAGATCCTACTATTTATGGTACTTTCGCAGAAATTGGAGCAGGGCAGGAGACTGTTCGCCACTTTTTTAGAGCAGGAGGGGCTTCCGGTACAATTGCTAAGGCAATGTCTGCTTATGACAAGGATTTTAGTGACGCCATCTACGGAAAGGAAGTAAAAAACAGGTATGTTACTCAAAACAGACTTCGTAAAATGCTTCGCTATGAAGTAGCATTAATTGAAGAAAGAATTTCAAGGGATAATAATCCGGATAGAAAGTTCTTTTCTTATGCTAATACCGTGACGACCATTAACTTCGATAAGACTGTGAAAGGTCATGGCTGGGTTGGAATTCGTTTTCAAACAAAAGAAAATGAAGATTACAATGAAATCGTTATTCACGTAAAATTCAAGGAAAACGATGCTACCTTACAACAGGAAACCTTAGGGAATCTTGGGGTAAACCTTATTTTCGGAGCTTTTAATTACTTTGATAATCCCAGAACTCTGGTAGAGTCTTTATACGATGATGTTGCAAAAGACAACCTTGAAATTGATATGATTGATTTCAGTGGTCCTGCTTTTGAATATGTGGATAATAGATTGATGTCACTTCAGTTGGTGAAAAACGGAATGACTGACGCTGTCATTTTCAATTCTCAAGGAAGCAATATGCTGCCTGCAGATGTATTGTACAAAAAAAATATTTTTGCAGTAAGAGGAAGCTTTAGACCCGTTACCAAAGTGAATATTGACATGCTTCAAAATGGGATGGATATGTTCTTTAAAGACGCCATCTGTACCCATGAAGAAACAGAAGTCCTTATTGAAATTACCATTTCTAACCTTAGGGCAGACGGAGATATTGATGAAAGGGATTTTCTGGATAGAGTAGATATCTTAGGAAAATTAGGGTATACAGTTATTATTTCAAATTTCTCAGAATATTACAGACTTATCGATTACTTTGCATCTTATACAAGTGGAGATATCGGGGTTGCAATGGGGGTAAATAACCTGTTGATGGTATTTGATGAGAAATATTATAAAAACTTATCAGGAGGAATCCTTGAAGCATTCGGTAAATTTTTCCGAAACGGCATGAGGGTTTATTTATATCCTTATAAAGATCCGGAGACCCATCAGTTATTAGATTCTTCAAACCTTAAGGTAGAAGAAAACCTTAAGGAGTTATATAAATATTTCAAACGTAACAATCGTATTGTAGATATTACCAATTATGATCCTGAATTTTTGGAAATTTACTCTAGAGAGATATTAAGAAAAATAGCATGTTGCGTCAAAGGTTGGGAAACTCAGGTTCCCGAAGGTGTTGCTGAAATGATCAAAGAGCGTGGAATGTTCGGATATAAAGATGAACTTCCTTTAAAACAATTCTCTTAA
- a CDS encoding MBL fold metallo-hydrolase, with translation MKLKFLGTGTSQGVPVIGCTCEVCISENPKDKRLRSSVMVTTEENKKILIDCGPDFRQQMLTNHEHNVDIALITHEHNDHVIGLDDMRPLIFKSGKDVPLYCYQRVAHEIKNRFPYAFADVRYPGAPAFELHEIENKPFQVLDTSITPIEVIHYKITVFGYKFKNLAYITDAGFISETEKEKLKNLDVLIVNCIRKFDPHPAHFILPDVIQLFEELKPKKLFLTHISHHLGLHDIEDKQLPPGMHLAYDGLELNF, from the coding sequence ATGAAGTTGAAATTTTTAGGAACAGGTACTTCCCAAGGCGTACCCGTTATAGGCTGCACCTGTGAGGTGTGTATTTCCGAAAATCCCAAAGACAAACGCTTGCGTTCTTCTGTGATGGTTACTACGGAAGAAAATAAAAAAATACTTATCGATTGCGGTCCGGATTTCAGGCAGCAAATGCTTACGAATCATGAACATAACGTAGATATTGCGCTGATCACTCATGAGCATAATGATCATGTGATTGGACTTGACGATATGCGTCCGCTTATTTTTAAAAGTGGAAAAGATGTTCCCCTTTATTGTTATCAAAGAGTTGCCCACGAAATAAAAAACAGATTTCCCTACGCTTTTGCTGATGTAAGATATCCCGGTGCACCTGCTTTTGAGCTTCATGAAATAGAAAATAAGCCTTTTCAGGTTCTGGATACTTCAATCACCCCTATTGAGGTTATCCATTATAAAATAACTGTTTTCGGATATAAGTTTAAAAACCTTGCCTACATTACGGATGCCGGTTTTATTTCTGAAACAGAAAAGGAGAAACTGAAGAATCTGGATGTTCTGATAGTAAATTGCATCAGAAAATTTGATCCTCATCCTGCTCATTTTATTCTTCCAGATGTTATTCAACTCTTTGAAGAGCTAAAACCTAAGAAATTATTTTTAACCCACATCAGTCACCACTTAGGTCTGCATGATATTGAAGATAAGCAGCTTCCACCCGGAATGCACCTTGCCTACGATGGTTTGGAACTTAATTTTTAA
- a CDS encoding GAF domain-containing protein, which yields MSELKKRLSSILESPKHNTEEKLEKVCHLLDQEISYFNWTGFYFKNGDKDELILGPYVGAPTDHTIIPYGKGICGQVAVSNETFVVPDVHEESNYLSCSIDTKAEIVVPIFKDGKNIGQIDIDSHTVDPFTDDDRELLEWLCNEVSKIL from the coding sequence ATGTCAGAATTAAAGAAAAGACTTTCCTCTATTCTTGAAAGTCCAAAACATAATACAGAAGAGAAACTTGAAAAGGTTTGTCACTTGCTGGACCAGGAAATATCTTATTTCAACTGGACAGGTTTCTACTTTAAAAATGGTGATAAGGATGAATTAATTCTTGGGCCTTACGTAGGAGCTCCTACAGATCATACCATTATCCCTTACGGAAAAGGAATTTGTGGCCAGGTAGCTGTTTCCAATGAAACATTTGTGGTACCTGATGTACATGAAGAAAGCAATTATCTGAGCTGTTCAATCGATACAAAGGCAGAAATTGTAGTTCCAATCTTTAAAGACGGAAAAAATATCGGTCAGATTGATATTGATTCCCATACAGTTGATCCTTTCACGGATGATGACCGTGAACTATTGGAATGGCTTTGTAATGAAGTTTCCAAGATTTTATAA
- a CDS encoding DNA cytosine methyltransferase encodes MIKTNHLTFIDLFAGASGMSEGFIRAGFTPIAHIEMNTDACYTIKTRAAYHYLKSNKNLDVYYEYIKGNISRNDFYEQIPKDILNSVINVEISDNSIKDIFENITSKNQTVDIIIGGPPCQAYSLLGRHKENIENDPRNKLYIQYGRFLKKYTPKAFVFENVPGLLSANKGQHFKNLKAYFRKLGYEVHHETLDASDYGVVQARKRIIIVGWKKEINLGFPEFEKKTEKHSVDEAFEDLPKLQPGQGFKYIQYLSDKNNYLEKSEIRNCIDFVTQHISRPHNDRDLAIYKIAIQKWNHEKIRLKYPDLPEELKNHKNESSFIDRFKVVDGSGVSHTVVAHIAKDGHYYIHPDEDQCRSISVREAARLQSFPDDFYFEGSRSAAFKQIGNAVPPLMAYAIAKKMKELL; translated from the coding sequence ATGATTAAAACTAATCACCTCACTTTTATAGATTTATTCGCTGGTGCATCCGGAATGTCAGAAGGTTTTATTAGGGCAGGCTTCACACCTATAGCGCATATTGAAATGAATACAGACGCTTGTTATACAATTAAAACAAGGGCGGCTTATCATTATTTAAAATCTAATAAAAATCTCGATGTATATTATGAATATATTAAAGGGAACATTTCTCGAAATGATTTTTACGAGCAAATTCCCAAAGACATTCTTAATTCTGTCATTAATGTTGAAATTAGTGACAATTCAATCAAAGACATTTTTGAAAATATAACATCTAAAAATCAAACAGTAGATATTATAATTGGAGGACCACCGTGCCAAGCATATTCTTTATTAGGGAGACATAAAGAAAATATTGAGAATGATCCAAGAAATAAGCTATATATTCAATATGGAAGATTTTTAAAAAAATACACCCCAAAAGCTTTTGTATTCGAAAATGTTCCTGGACTACTGAGCGCCAATAAGGGTCAACATTTTAAAAATCTTAAAGCTTACTTTAGAAAACTAGGTTATGAGGTACATCATGAAACATTGGATGCTTCCGATTACGGCGTAGTTCAGGCTCGAAAAAGAATAATTATTGTAGGTTGGAAAAAAGAAATTAATTTAGGATTCCCTGAATTTGAAAAGAAAACAGAAAAACACTCTGTAGATGAAGCATTCGAAGATCTACCTAAATTACAACCAGGACAAGGGTTTAAATATATTCAATATCTTTCTGACAAGAATAATTACCTAGAAAAATCTGAAATAAGAAACTGCATTGATTTTGTAACACAGCATATTTCCAGACCTCACAATGACAGAGATTTAGCTATATATAAAATAGCTATTCAAAAATGGAATCATGAAAAAATAAGGCTTAAATACCCTGATTTACCAGAAGAATTAAAGAACCATAAAAATGAGTCTTCATTTATTGATAGATTTAAGGTCGTAGATGGCTCTGGTGTTTCACATACAGTTGTTGCTCATATTGCTAAAGATGGACATTATTATATACACCCTGATGAGGACCAGTGCCGTTCTATTTCAGTTAGAGAAGCGGCAAGACTACAATCTTTTCCAGATGATTTCTATTTCGAAGGTTCACGT